The DNA region CGGCGGTCTTGCTTTTTTATCTGCCTGCCAAGGAAATATGCAGATGCTAAACACCCCTGCCAGAGTGTTTATCGGTTATTGGTTAGCATTACTGCTACCACCACTGTTTATCTGGTTAAGTTCTGCCTCGTTATTTCCCTTGATTGATCTTAACGGCATGGTGGCTCAGGTTGCTTTTGCCGTCACCATGACTGGCACACGCCCATGGGGCTTACTCACGACTGCGGTGGTACTAACACTTGCTTGCAGCCTGTTACCCGCAGCCAAGCGTAGCAAGCTGCTGTCTTGCGTGCTTATCGCCGTTGTGCTCAATGTTGTACTCAGTCATCTGCTGAAAGCGATATTTGCTGAACCGCGCCCTTATGTAGAGTACTTGGCGCATGCCGGACTATTGGATCTGCAACAATTCTATGCACTGGATAGCCAAAGCCGGGCAGCGATATTGCAACAGTTGCAACCGGCAGCATTGCCGTTGCAATTAGCCCCGGAGATTCTACGTCACTGGCAAGCTGAAACCGCTTATGCATTTCCCTCTGGACACACGCTGTTTTCGAGTACCTTGAGCCTGAGTTGCAGCCTCTGTTTGCTACCACGCGTCAAATGGCTACCGTTATTGCTATTGCTCTGGGCCTGGCTGGTAGGGTTCAGTCGATTACTGTTGGGGATGCACTGGTCGCAGGATGTGTTGGCATCGGCAGTGCTCGCCGCAGTGTTAGTCTTGGTGAGTTATATCGTAACGCTTCGATGGCTCGGTCAAGCATGAAAAAGGCAGCTCAT from Shewanella dokdonensis includes:
- a CDS encoding phosphatase PAP2 family protein, yielding MLNTPARVFIGYWLALLLPPLFIWLSSASLFPLIDLNGMVAQVAFAVTMTGTRPWGLLTTAVVLTLACSLLPAAKRSKLLSCVLIAVVLNVVLSHLLKAIFAEPRPYVEYLAHAGLLDLQQFYALDSQSRAAILQQLQPAALPLQLAPEILRHWQAETAYAFPSGHTLFSSTLSLSCSLCLLPRVKWLPLLLLLWAWLVGFSRLLLGMHWSQDVLASAVLAAVLVLVSYIVTLRWLGQA